A part of Mycolicibacterium sp. TUM20985 genomic DNA contains:
- the lfrA gene encoding efflux MFS transporter LfrA encodes MSTHMDVTTASTTTATPRRAWIALAVLMLPVLLVAVDNTVLAFALPSIAQDFRPPATTQLWIVDVYSLVLAALLVTMGSLGDRIGRRRLLMIGAGGFAVVSAAAAFAPSAGYLVGARALLGVFGAMLMPSTLSLIRNIFTDASARRLAIALWASCFTAGSALGPIVGGALLQHFHWGAVFLVAVPILLPLLVLAPRLVPESQDPNPGPVDLVSVMLTLTTMLPVVWAVKAAAHDGLSWWVAGAVVLGIGSGVLFVRRQRRSATPMLDVSLFSNAPFTSSILANFLSIVGLIGFIFFISQHLQLVLGLSPLEAGLVTLPGAALSMIAGIGVVPLAKRIAPDSLMIIGLVLVAAGFVAILLFRHDLTVVAVIISFIILEIGVGMSQTISNDTIVASVPPAKSGAASAVSETAYELGAVVGTATLGTIFTAYYRAAVELPGGLTPMQTADARESIAGAASVAQTLPPALGNRLLDSARVAFDAGIAPTATIAAVLVLIAAAVVAVSCRGVNGCAARQASAPSRVAVPESERGSTRSTVRGTRAIPATRPLRTDPSGPSMPVDRSAER; translated from the coding sequence ATGTCCACCCACATGGACGTCACCACGGCGTCCACCACCACCGCCACACCGCGACGCGCCTGGATCGCGCTCGCGGTCCTCATGCTGCCGGTGCTGCTGGTCGCCGTCGACAACACGGTGCTCGCCTTCGCCCTGCCTAGCATCGCCCAGGACTTCCGTCCGCCCGCGACCACCCAGCTGTGGATCGTGGACGTGTACTCGCTGGTGCTCGCCGCCCTGCTGGTGACGATGGGCAGCCTCGGCGACAGGATCGGTAGGCGTCGTCTGCTGATGATCGGCGCGGGCGGCTTCGCGGTGGTCTCGGCGGCCGCGGCGTTCGCACCGAGCGCCGGGTACCTCGTCGGGGCACGCGCGTTGCTCGGCGTATTCGGCGCCATGCTGATGCCATCCACGCTGTCGCTGATCCGCAACATCTTCACCGATGCCTCTGCGCGTCGGCTCGCGATCGCCCTCTGGGCGTCGTGCTTCACCGCGGGTTCCGCACTGGGCCCGATCGTGGGCGGCGCTCTGCTGCAACACTTCCACTGGGGCGCAGTCTTCCTGGTGGCCGTACCGATCCTGCTGCCGCTGCTGGTGCTGGCGCCGCGGCTGGTGCCCGAGTCTCAGGATCCGAACCCGGGCCCAGTCGATCTGGTCAGCGTCATGCTGACGTTGACCACGATGCTGCCCGTCGTCTGGGCCGTGAAGGCGGCGGCGCACGACGGCTTGTCGTGGTGGGTTGCGGGGGCCGTCGTCCTCGGCATCGGCTCCGGTGTGCTGTTCGTCAGGCGCCAGCGGCGCAGTGCCACACCGATGCTCGACGTGAGCCTGTTCTCCAATGCTCCCTTCACGTCGTCGATCCTGGCCAACTTCTTGTCCATCGTCGGTCTCATCGGCTTCATCTTCTTCATCTCCCAGCACCTGCAGCTCGTGCTCGGGCTGAGTCCGCTGGAAGCCGGCCTGGTCACGCTGCCCGGTGCGGCGCTGTCCATGATCGCGGGCATCGGCGTGGTGCCGCTGGCGAAGCGGATCGCGCCGGACTCGCTGATGATCATCGGGCTGGTCCTGGTGGCGGCGGGCTTCGTGGCGATTCTGCTGTTCCGGCACGACCTGACCGTCGTGGCCGTCATCATCTCCTTCATCATCTTGGAGATCGGGGTGGGAATGTCGCAGACGATCTCGAACGACACGATCGTCGCATCGGTCCCACCCGCGAAGTCCGGTGCGGCGTCGGCGGTTTCGGAGACGGCGTACGAGCTCGGCGCGGTCGTTGGCACGGCGACTCTCGGCACGATCTTCACGGCGTACTACCGCGCCGCGGTGGAACTGCCCGGTGGCCTCACGCCGATGCAGACCGCCGATGCCAGGGAGAGCATCGCCGGCGCCGCCTCGGTGGCCCAGACCCTGCCGCCCGCCTTGGGCAACCGGCTGCTCGACTCCGCCCGGGTGGCGTTCGACGCGGGCATCGCACCGACGGCGACCATCGCGGCGGTACTGGTGTTGATCGCGGCCGCGGTCGTCGCCGTCTCGTGCCGGGGTGTCAACGGCTGCGCAGCCCGACAAGCATCAGCACCGAGCCGAGTAGCGGTGCCAGAGTCCGAACGTGGTTCCACGCGGTCCACGGTCCGAGGTACGCGCGCCATTCCCGCAACGCGTCCGCTGCGGACAGACCCGTCGGGTCCATCGATGCCAGTCGATCGTTCAGCGGAACGTTGA
- a CDS encoding TetR/AcrR family transcriptional regulator, whose amino-acid sequence MSAPLMAEGGPRSRTRKAILGAAMVVLGDNPGASLGDIATAAEVGRSTLHRYFAERSDLLRALALHVHALSNAAIEHAEPDCGPPEEALRRVVECQLDLGPIVPFVYNESSINADPAMAAELDTGDEVIVEVLNRAATQGAAGPPGWPRLVFWALLNAGYEAARLGTPRVQVVDAIMASLTQGTINPNRS is encoded by the coding sequence ATGAGTGCCCCGTTGATGGCCGAGGGTGGCCCACGCTCGAGAACGCGCAAGGCGATTCTCGGTGCCGCCATGGTCGTGCTCGGGGACAACCCCGGCGCCTCGCTCGGTGACATCGCCACGGCGGCCGAGGTCGGACGCAGCACCCTGCATCGATACTTCGCCGAGCGATCCGACCTGCTGCGGGCGCTCGCCCTTCACGTTCACGCACTGAGCAATGCGGCGATCGAGCACGCGGAGCCGGACTGTGGGCCGCCAGAGGAGGCGCTTCGACGAGTCGTCGAGTGTCAGCTGGACCTCGGGCCCATCGTGCCGTTCGTCTACAACGAGTCGTCGATCAACGCCGACCCGGCCATGGCCGCCGAACTCGACACCGGCGACGAGGTGATCGTCGAAGTGCTCAACCGGGCAGCCACGCAGGGCGCGGCCGGCCCGCCGGGCTGGCCGCGACTCGTGTTCTGGGCGCTGCTGAACGCCGGCTACGAGGCCGCGCGGCTCGGCACCCCGCGCGTCCAGGTCGTCGACGCCATCATGGCCAGCCTCACCCAGGGCACCATCAACCCGAATCGGTCTTGA
- a CDS encoding RDD family protein — protein sequence MVAQPEPMVTGDAVVLDIQIAQLPVRALAALVDLTVIGIGYVVGVILWAATIYDFDDALSAAVLVIFTVLTIVGYPIAFETATRGRSLGKMALGLRVVSDDGGPERFRQALFRALSGFVEIWMFAGGPAVICSMLSARGKRIGDVFAGTMVISERAPKLPAPVPMPPALAWWASSLQLSALRPEQAELARQFLSRASQLEPQLRDQMAYRICAEVVAQISPPPPAGAPPPLVLAAVLAERHRRELVRLRPGPSPPPPPAPPLAWVPSGPTSPASPASPAGFTRPN from the coding sequence ATGGTGGCCCAGCCCGAGCCGATGGTCACGGGTGACGCCGTCGTCCTCGACATCCAGATCGCCCAGTTGCCGGTGCGCGCCTTGGCGGCACTGGTCGACCTGACGGTGATCGGCATCGGCTACGTCGTCGGCGTCATCCTGTGGGCCGCCACCATCTACGACTTCGACGACGCCTTGTCGGCCGCGGTGCTGGTCATCTTCACGGTGCTGACCATCGTCGGTTATCCAATCGCCTTCGAGACCGCGACCAGGGGGCGATCCCTGGGCAAGATGGCCCTCGGGCTGCGGGTGGTCTCCGACGACGGTGGCCCGGAACGCTTCCGCCAGGCGCTGTTTCGCGCACTGTCGGGGTTCGTCGAGATCTGGATGTTCGCCGGTGGGCCCGCCGTCATCTGCAGCATGCTGTCGGCGAGGGGCAAGCGGATCGGTGACGTGTTCGCGGGCACCATGGTGATCAGCGAGCGGGCGCCAAAGCTGCCGGCACCTGTGCCGATGCCCCCGGCCCTAGCCTGGTGGGCATCGTCGCTGCAGCTCTCAGCGCTGCGTCCCGAACAGGCGGAGCTGGCGCGTCAGTTCCTCTCCCGCGCGAGTCAGTTGGAGCCGCAGCTGCGCGATCAGATGGCGTACCGCATCTGCGCGGAGGTCGTCGCGCAGATCTCGCCGCCGCCGCCCGCGGGCGCACCTCCTCCGTTGGTCCTGGCCGCGGTGCTGGCCGAACGTCACCGCCGCGAACTCGTGCGCCTGCGCCCCGGCCCGTCGCCGCCACCGCCACCCGCGCCTCCCCTCGCGTGGGTGCCGTCGGGACCGACCTCACCGGCCTCACCGGCCTCACCGGCAGGTTTCACCCGGCCCAACTAG
- a CDS encoding stage II sporulation protein M: protein MDVDAFVLAHRPAWDRLEYLVKRRRKLTGAEVDELVDLYQRVSTHLSIVRSASGDSVLVGRLSGLVATARAAVTGAHAPLWSEFTRFWTVSFPVVAYRSWRWWLGSAVAFFVVATALGVWVAGSPEVQATVGTPSDIAELVNREFASYYSENPAGSFALRVWTNNAWVAAQCIGYAIVLGLPIPYVLFSNAANLGVVGGLMFDAGKGDVFLGLLLPHGLLELTAVFLAAAAGMRLGWSVISPGDRPRGQVLAEQGRAVVSVAVGLVVVLLASGLIEALVTPSPLPTFLRIAVGVAAEVAFLAYVIHFGRRAVRAGETGDVADAPDLVPTS from the coding sequence ATGGATGTCGACGCATTCGTGCTGGCCCACCGGCCCGCGTGGGACCGACTGGAGTACCTGGTCAAGCGTCGACGCAAGCTGACCGGGGCCGAGGTCGACGAACTGGTCGACCTCTACCAGCGGGTGTCGACCCATCTGTCGATCGTGCGCAGCGCCTCGGGTGACTCGGTTCTGGTCGGCAGGCTCTCGGGGTTGGTCGCCACCGCCCGTGCCGCGGTCACCGGCGCCCACGCCCCGTTGTGGAGTGAGTTCACCCGCTTCTGGACGGTGTCGTTTCCCGTCGTGGCCTACCGGTCCTGGCGGTGGTGGTTGGGTTCGGCCGTGGCCTTCTTCGTGGTCGCCACCGCGCTGGGCGTCTGGGTGGCAGGCAGTCCCGAGGTGCAGGCGACGGTCGGAACCCCCTCGGACATCGCGGAGCTGGTCAACCGGGAGTTCGCCTCGTACTACAGCGAGAACCCCGCCGGTTCGTTCGCCCTGCGGGTGTGGACCAACAACGCCTGGGTCGCGGCTCAGTGCATCGGCTACGCGATCGTCCTGGGCCTGCCCATTCCGTACGTGCTGTTCTCCAACGCCGCGAACCTGGGTGTCGTCGGCGGATTGATGTTCGACGCCGGCAAGGGGGACGTCTTCCTCGGTCTGCTCCTACCGCACGGACTACTCGAGCTGACCGCGGTCTTCCTCGCCGCGGCCGCCGGGATGCGGCTCGGCTGGTCGGTGATCTCACCGGGCGACCGACCGCGGGGTCAGGTGCTGGCCGAGCAGGGGCGGGCCGTCGTCTCGGTCGCCGTCGGGCTGGTGGTCGTCCTGCTGGCATCGGGTCTCATCGAGGCACTGGTCACGCCCTCTCCGCTGCCCACGTTCCTGCGCATCGCGGTCGGCGTCGCGGCGGAGGTCGCGTTCCTGGCCTACGTGATCCACTTCGGGCGCAGGGCGGTTCGTGCAGGCGAGACGGGTGACGTCGCCGATGCCCCCGATCTGGTGCCCACCTCCTAG
- a CDS encoding DUF58 domain-containing protein codes for MVVTGRAGLVALICVLPIGVSPWPAKTFAILLALLLVALAVDVTLAASTRRLRFSRNGDGAARLGEPVETALVVENPGRRRFRGWVRDAWAPSARAEPRTHRMNVAGEQRHQVSTTLRPVRRGDQRSAMVTARSVGPLGLAGRQTSHRVPSQVRILPPFLSRKHLPSRLARLRELDGAIPVLIRGQGTEFDSLREYVLGDDVRSIDWRATARRADVVVRTWRPERDRRVVLVLDTGRTSAGRVGVDPTAGDPHGWPRLDWSMDAALLLAALASRAGDHVDFIAHDRVPRAAVFNTTRTELLPHLVEAMAPLEPALVESDAAAMVATVQRRVRRRALVVLLTDLNPSALDEGLMGVLPQLAAKHQVVLAAVGDPRVDRLAAGRSDAAEVYDAAAAERARNDRAAIAARLRRHGVDVVDAMPDELAPALADRYLAMKASGRL; via the coding sequence GTGGTCGTCACCGGCCGCGCCGGCCTGGTCGCCCTGATCTGCGTGCTGCCGATCGGGGTATCCCCCTGGCCTGCAAAGACATTCGCAATTCTGCTGGCGCTGCTGCTGGTGGCGCTCGCGGTCGACGTGACGCTGGCGGCCAGCACCAGACGGCTGCGCTTCAGCAGGAACGGCGACGGCGCCGCGCGCCTCGGCGAACCCGTCGAAACCGCCCTGGTCGTCGAGAACCCGGGTCGACGCAGATTTCGCGGGTGGGTGCGCGACGCGTGGGCGCCGTCGGCCCGCGCGGAGCCGCGCACTCACCGCATGAACGTCGCTGGTGAACAACGACATCAGGTCAGCACCACGCTGCGCCCCGTTCGGCGCGGCGACCAACGTTCGGCGATGGTCACGGCACGGTCCGTCGGACCCCTCGGACTAGCGGGCAGGCAGACGTCGCACCGCGTGCCGTCGCAGGTGCGGATCCTGCCACCGTTCCTGTCGCGCAAGCACCTTCCGTCCCGACTGGCCAGGCTTCGCGAACTCGACGGCGCCATCCCGGTTCTGATCCGTGGTCAGGGCACCGAGTTCGACTCGCTGCGCGAGTACGTCCTCGGTGACGACGTAAGATCCATCGACTGGCGGGCCACCGCGCGCCGGGCCGACGTCGTGGTCCGCACCTGGCGGCCCGAACGCGACCGACGGGTGGTGCTCGTCCTGGACACGGGCCGGACGTCCGCGGGCCGGGTCGGCGTCGACCCCACCGCGGGTGACCCCCACGGCTGGCCGCGCCTGGACTGGTCGATGGACGCCGCACTTCTGTTGGCGGCCTTGGCTTCCCGTGCTGGTGATCACGTCGACTTCATCGCCCACGACCGAGTGCCGCGGGCGGCCGTCTTCAACACCACCCGCACCGAACTGCTCCCTCATCTCGTCGAGGCGATGGCGCCGCTCGAGCCCGCGCTGGTCGAATCCGATGCGGCAGCCATGGTCGCCACGGTGCAGCGACGCGTCCGGCGGCGGGCGCTGGTGGTTCTGCTGACCGACCTGAACCCCTCGGCGCTCGACGAGGGCCTCATGGGTGTCCTTCCGCAGCTGGCGGCCAAGCATCAGGTGGTGCTCGCCGCGGTCGGCGATCCGAGGGTGGACCGACTCGCCGCCGGGCGTTCCGACGCCGCCGAGGTCTACGACGCCGCCGCGGCAGAGCGGGCCCGCAACGACCGCGCCGCCATCGCCGCGCGACTGCGGCGACACGGCGTCGACGTCGTCGACGCGATGCCCGATGAGCTGGCGCCGGCGTTGGCCGACCGGTACCTGGCGATGAAGGCCAGCGGCCGGCTGTAA
- a CDS encoding AAA family ATPase codes for MSHPTTSTVDSDGARNALLALRSEIAKAVVGQDAVVSGLVIALLCRGHVLLEGVPGVAKTLLVRTLSAALQLDFKRVQFTPDLMPGDITGSLIYDARSAEFEFRAGPVFTNLLLADEINRTPPKTQAALLEAMEERQVTVDGDPRPLPDPFIVAATQNPIEYEGTYQLPEAQLDRFLLKLNVPLPPRDQEITILSRHARGFDPRDLSAVQPVAGPAELAAGRDAVRQVLVADEVTGYIVDIAGATRRSPALQLGVSPRGATALLATSRSWAWLSGRNYVTPDDVKAMARPTLRHRIALRPEAELEGSTPDGVLDGILSAVPVPR; via the coding sequence GTGAGTCACCCCACGACATCGACAGTTGACTCCGACGGCGCGCGAAATGCGTTGTTGGCATTGCGTTCCGAGATCGCCAAGGCGGTGGTCGGGCAGGACGCCGTGGTGAGCGGTCTGGTCATCGCGCTGCTGTGCCGAGGTCACGTCCTGCTGGAGGGGGTGCCGGGCGTCGCCAAGACGCTGCTGGTCCGCACCCTGTCCGCGGCGCTGCAACTGGACTTCAAACGGGTGCAGTTCACCCCGGATCTGATGCCCGGTGACATCACGGGATCTTTGATCTACGACGCTCGCAGCGCGGAGTTCGAGTTCCGTGCCGGGCCGGTGTTCACGAATCTGCTGCTCGCCGACGAGATCAACCGCACGCCGCCGAAGACGCAGGCTGCCCTGCTGGAGGCCATGGAGGAACGGCAGGTCACCGTGGACGGTGACCCGAGGCCGCTGCCCGACCCCTTCATCGTCGCGGCGACCCAGAACCCCATCGAGTACGAGGGCACCTACCAGCTACCCGAGGCTCAACTCGACCGGTTCCTACTGAAACTCAACGTGCCGTTGCCGCCGCGCGATCAGGAGATCACCATCCTGTCAAGGCATGCAAGGGGTTTCGACCCGCGTGACCTCTCCGCCGTGCAGCCGGTGGCGGGCCCGGCCGAGCTGGCGGCGGGTCGTGACGCGGTGCGCCAGGTCCTCGTCGCCGACGAGGTCACCGGTTACATCGTCGACATCGCCGGCGCGACCAGACGATCCCCTGCCCTACAGCTGGGCGTGTCACCCCGTGGTGCGACGGCGCTGCTCGCCACGTCGCGGTCGTGGGCGTGGTTGTCGGGCCGCAACTACGTGACACCCGATGACGTGAAGGCGATGGCCCGGCCGACACTGCGCCACCGCATCGCCCTGCGGCCGGAGGCCGAACTCGAGGGGTCCACCCCCGACGGCGTGCTCGACGGCATCCTGTCCGCGGTGCCGGTCCCGCGCTAG
- a CDS encoding DUF4350 domain-containing protein — MTDTSSAVGSTVVQRWRALRWVLLALVVVVGVSVLSTYLTAPRPGGRMDPEATSPDGAHALVTLLAERGVEVVPTDDLAGVARAAQPDSLLLVAPTPYLLDDDGLQRLRDLPGDVLLVEPISRTRESLAPRVRLAEKTSFGGQPDCDMREATRAGSVQLDLSDTYQATADGTGLTSCYGGALVRYADRGRTVTVVGTANFMTNSGLVREGNAALAMNLAGVYPRVIWYTPKRIVGESDGATSIMDLIPARVGWVVLQLCLAVGFVALWRGRRIGPLVAEQLPVVVRASETVEGRGRLYRSRRARDRAASALRTATLHRLAPRLGLGVQTDPASVVAAVAGRIRYAPGALGYALFGPAPTDDAELVELSRLLDDIERQVIDS; from the coding sequence ATGACCGATACCTCCTCGGCGGTCGGATCGACCGTCGTGCAGCGCTGGCGCGCTCTGCGCTGGGTGCTGTTGGCACTCGTCGTCGTGGTCGGCGTCTCGGTACTGTCCACCTATCTCACGGCGCCGCGGCCGGGTGGCCGGATGGATCCGGAGGCCACCTCACCCGATGGCGCCCACGCGCTCGTCACGTTGCTCGCCGAGCGTGGCGTCGAGGTGGTGCCCACCGATGACCTCGCCGGGGTCGCACGAGCAGCGCAACCGGATTCCCTTCTGCTGGTGGCTCCCACGCCGTATCTGCTCGACGACGACGGCTTGCAGCGGTTGCGCGACCTGCCGGGCGACGTTCTGCTGGTCGAACCGATCTCGCGCACCAGGGAGTCGCTGGCGCCAAGGGTTCGCCTGGCCGAGAAGACCAGTTTCGGTGGCCAACCGGACTGCGACATGCGTGAGGCAACCCGCGCCGGCAGCGTCCAACTAGACCTCAGCGACACCTACCAGGCGACCGCGGACGGCACCGGGCTGACGAGCTGCTACGGGGGCGCGCTGGTCCGGTACGCCGACCGCGGACGCACCGTCACCGTCGTCGGCACCGCGAACTTCATGACCAATTCCGGCCTGGTGCGGGAAGGGAACGCCGCGCTGGCGATGAACCTGGCTGGCGTCTACCCTCGCGTCATTTGGTATACGCCCAAACGCATCGTGGGCGAATCGGACGGCGCCACGTCGATCATGGACCTCATCCCCGCCCGCGTCGGCTGGGTCGTGCTGCAGCTCTGCTTGGCGGTCGGCTTCGTCGCGCTGTGGCGGGGTCGCCGGATCGGTCCACTGGTCGCCGAGCAGCTCCCGGTGGTGGTGCGGGCATCGGAGACCGTAGAGGGACGCGGCAGGTTGTACCGGTCCCGCCGCGCCCGCGATCGAGCCGCGTCGGCCCTGCGGACCGCCACACTGCACCGGCTCGCGCCACGCCTGGGCCTTGGCGTTCAGACCGATCCCGCCTCGGTCGTGGCGGCGGTGGCGGGACGCATCCGGTACGCACCCGGCGCGCTCGGGTATGCACTCTTCGGGCCCGCCCCCACCGACGACGCCGAACTGGTCGAACTCTCCCGACTCCTGGACGACATCGAAAGGCAGGTCATCGACTCGTGA
- a CDS encoding DUF4129 domain-containing protein codes for MTTIDIDRDAAHDAAQRELSKPIYPRGSLTDQLLGWLDDLVYRIMSGGASVPGGWLTITVLLVLVTVAVVVAVRVARRAMRTNRGRDSGLFGAVEMSAAEHRLVAERAAAQGDWASAIKHRVRAIARQLEQTAVLIPVPGRTATELARDAGRAVPELADELRRAAVAFNDVTYGELPGSEVAYRLVADLDGHLLGHAAGASATPDPAAADDTWVEVR; via the coding sequence GTGACCACCATCGACATCGACCGCGACGCGGCGCACGACGCCGCCCAGCGCGAGTTGAGCAAGCCGATCTACCCGCGGGGTTCGCTCACCGATCAGCTGCTGGGGTGGCTCGACGACCTGGTGTACCGGATCATGTCGGGAGGCGCGTCGGTCCCTGGCGGCTGGCTGACCATCACCGTGCTGCTCGTCCTGGTGACCGTCGCCGTCGTGGTCGCCGTCCGCGTGGCACGTCGGGCGATGCGGACCAATCGCGGCCGCGACAGCGGACTGTTCGGAGCGGTCGAGATGAGTGCCGCAGAGCACCGGTTGGTAGCGGAACGGGCTGCCGCGCAGGGTGATTGGGCTTCGGCGATCAAGCACCGCGTGCGCGCCATCGCCCGTCAGCTCGAGCAGACCGCGGTGCTCATCCCCGTGCCGGGGCGCACGGCCACCGAACTGGCTCGCGACGCGGGTCGGGCCGTTCCCGAGCTGGCCGACGAATTGCGCCGCGCCGCAGTGGCATTCAATGACGTCACGTACGGCGAATTGCCCGGGAGCGAAGTGGCCTACCGGCTCGTCGCCGACCTCGACGGTCATCTGCTCGGCCACGCCGCCGGCGCCTCGGCGACACCCGACCCGGCGGCCGCCGACGACACCTGGGTCGAGGTGCGATGA
- a CDS encoding GatB/YqeY domain-containing protein, whose product MAELKDRLRADLTVAMKARDKLTTATLRMLLAAIQAEEVSGKQARDLTDDDVLKVLAREARKRGEAAEIYVTNGRGDLAANERAEAQVIDDYLPTQLNDDELANVVNTAMAQVAEEIGHRPGIKQMGQVMKAAVAIAEGKADGPRLSAAVKDRL is encoded by the coding sequence ATGGCGGAACTCAAGGATCGGCTGCGCGCCGACCTGACGGTGGCAATGAAGGCCCGGGACAAGCTGACCACCGCGACGCTGCGGATGCTGCTAGCCGCGATCCAGGCCGAGGAGGTATCGGGCAAGCAGGCCCGCGACCTGACCGACGACGACGTCCTCAAGGTGCTGGCACGGGAAGCCCGCAAGCGTGGTGAGGCCGCCGAGATCTACGTCACCAACGGGCGTGGCGACCTCGCGGCCAACGAGCGGGCCGAGGCCCAGGTCATCGACGACTACCTCCCAACGCAGCTCAACGACGACGAGCTCGCCAACGTCGTGAACACCGCCATGGCCCAGGTCGCCGAGGAGATCGGTCACCGCCCGGGTATCAAGCAGATGGGCCAGGTGATGAAGGCGGCCGTCGCCATCGCCGAGGGCAAGGCGGATGGACCGCGGCTGTCCGCTGCCGTGAAGGATCGGCTGTAA
- a CDS encoding LLM class F420-dependent oxidoreductase, whose product MTRFGYTLMTEQSSPKQLVEYAISAERLGFDFEVSSDHYSPWLAAQGHAPNAWTMLGAVAHATERVELFTYVTCPTMRYHPAIVAQQAATLQILADGRFTLGVGSGENLNEHVVGKGWPTVKRRQDMLTEAVQIIRELFTGDIVDWKGEYFEVDSARLWDVPDVPVAIAAAVSGERSVQTFAPLVDHLIAVEPDKDLVDGWHSARKGTGLPGDSRVVGQIPICWDTDEKAAIERAHEQFRWFAGGWSVNADLPTTAGFAGATQFVRPEDVASSIPCGPDLDAIVSAVSKYWEAGFTDIALVQVGDEGQDRFLEEAAQPLLEKLRAAAS is encoded by the coding sequence ATGACGCGATTCGGCTACACCCTGATGACAGAACAAAGCAGCCCCAAACAGCTTGTCGAGTATGCGATCTCGGCAGAGCGCCTCGGTTTCGACTTCGAGGTGAGCAGTGACCACTACTCACCGTGGCTCGCCGCGCAGGGGCACGCCCCCAACGCCTGGACCATGCTCGGCGCCGTGGCGCACGCCACCGAGAGGGTCGAGCTGTTCACCTACGTGACGTGTCCGACGATGCGCTACCACCCGGCGATCGTCGCCCAGCAAGCCGCCACGCTGCAGATCCTCGCCGACGGCAGGTTCACCCTCGGCGTCGGCAGCGGCGAGAACCTCAACGAGCACGTCGTCGGGAAGGGTTGGCCGACCGTCAAGCGGCGCCAGGACATGCTGACCGAAGCGGTCCAGATCATCCGGGAGCTGTTCACCGGTGACATCGTGGACTGGAAGGGCGAGTACTTCGAGGTGGACTCCGCCCGCTTGTGGGATGTCCCCGACGTGCCGGTGGCCATCGCCGCGGCGGTGTCGGGTGAGCGCTCGGTGCAGACGTTCGCGCCGCTCGTCGACCACCTCATCGCCGTGGAGCCGGACAAGGATCTCGTCGACGGCTGGCATTCGGCGCGCAAGGGCACGGGGCTGCCTGGTGACTCGCGCGTCGTCGGACAGATCCCGATCTGTTGGGACACCGACGAGAAGGCCGCCATCGAGCGGGCGCACGAGCAGTTCCGGTGGTTCGCGGGCGGCTGGTCGGTGAACGCCGACCTGCCGACGACCGCGGGTTTCGCGGGGGCCACCCAGTTCGTCCGGCCGGAGGACGTGGCGTCGTCGATCCCGTGCGGTCCTGATCTGGACGCCATCGTGTCGGCGGTCAGCAAGTACTGGGAGGCGGGTTTCACCGACATCGCGTTGGTCCAGGTCGGCGACGAGGGTCAGGACCGCTTTCTGGAGGAGGCCGCTCAGCCGCTCCTGGAGAAGCTGCGGGCCGCTGCATCTTGA
- a CDS encoding NAD(P)H-dependent amine dehydrogenase family protein, translating to MSKLRVIQWTTGKVGKLSLRGILDDPRLELVGVYAYSEDKAGTDAGPLCGRPDTGVLATTDVDALIALDADTVFYNPFMADLDHAVRLLESGLDVISTNLFLNIGGIQGETKAKLAAACDKGNSSLYVTGINPGWINTMVTAMTAVCRDVQKISIVESADVSVYESAETWQALGMGLPEVTPEVAALAKFGFGTFADSVERMAVALGFEVDDMEFVVDHQTTSEKVELGWFTMEKNTIAAIRGGWNAKVNGKTIIESRVAWYLTKKLNGDWIFDDDHYKVMIEGEPGIDTRIRFLPPDHWGNHEWDTMTAMPAVNAALGVAAAPAGILTLSDVGLPCAPAGIWLGTGSGPPTE from the coding sequence ATGAGCAAGCTGCGTGTCATTCAATGGACCACCGGCAAGGTGGGAAAGCTCAGCCTGCGAGGCATCCTCGACGATCCCCGACTCGAACTGGTAGGTGTCTACGCCTACTCGGAGGACAAGGCAGGCACAGACGCCGGACCGTTGTGCGGTCGACCCGACACCGGAGTGCTCGCCACCACCGACGTCGACGCGCTGATCGCCCTGGACGCCGACACCGTCTTCTACAACCCGTTCATGGCCGACCTCGACCATGCTGTCCGACTGCTCGAAAGCGGCCTCGACGTCATCAGCACCAATCTGTTCCTCAACATCGGCGGCATCCAGGGCGAGACGAAGGCCAAGCTCGCCGCAGCCTGCGACAAGGGCAACAGTTCGCTCTACGTCACTGGCATCAACCCCGGCTGGATCAACACCATGGTCACGGCGATGACCGCCGTCTGTCGCGACGTCCAGAAGATTTCCATCGTCGAATCTGCAGATGTGTCCGTATACGAGTCGGCTGAAACGTGGCAGGCGTTGGGCATGGGACTGCCCGAGGTGACACCCGAAGTCGCTGCACTGGCGAAGTTCGGGTTCGGCACATTCGCCGACTCCGTCGAGCGCATGGCGGTGGCCTTGGGATTCGAAGTCGATGACATGGAGTTCGTGGTCGACCACCAAACAACCTCGGAAAAGGTCGAACTCGGTTGGTTCACCATGGAGAAGAACACCATCGCCGCTATCAGGGGCGGCTGGAATGCCAAGGTGAACGGCAAGACCATCATCGAGTCGCGCGTGGCTTGGTATCTAACGAAGAAACTCAACGGGGACTGGATATTCGACGACGATCACTACAAAGTGATGATTGAGGGTGAACCCGGTATCGACACTCGCATCCGCTTCCTTCCGCCCGACCACTGGGGCAATCACGAATGGGACACCATGACCGCCATGCCCGCCGTCAACGCCGCCCTCGGCGTGGCCGCAGCACCAGCAGGCATCCTGACCCTGAGCGACGTCGGACTCCCTTGCGCGCCAGCAGGAATCTGGCTTGGAACGGGGAGCGGGCCGCCCACTGAATGA